A genome region from Caldisericota bacterium includes the following:
- a CDS encoding lipocalin-like domain-containing protein, translating into MTDLDFLPHRGVSTEWWYFTGFLNQKFGFELTFFKIEFPPNVGILKLFPIQIVSHFAMTDIENKKFLFRERLSPVFHIGTDKILEIRNMNTNLLSNAQSYNLQADFKEYSMFLTLSPSKTIVPHGDNGITQMGNAGNSYYHSITSLKAKGTLKRKDEILNVKGSVWQDHQWGNFKIHPHWDWFSLRFNNNVDIMAFNLRDNKGNVINQLITIILEDGTILRDNTFNLQILDKDFYTGKNSIQNIGNLVQNMENFLFTR; encoded by the coding sequence ATAACAGACCTAGATTTTCTTCCGCACAGAGGGGTTTCCACCGAATGGTGGTATTTCACAGGATTTCTCAATCAAAAATTTGGTTTTGAGCTTACATTCTTTAAGATAGAATTTCCTCCAAATGTGGGGATACTTAAACTATTCCCTATACAAATTGTATCACATTTTGCAATGACAGATATAGAAAATAAAAAATTTTTGTTTAGAGAAAGGTTAAGCCCAGTATTTCATATTGGCACAGATAAAATACTTGAAATAAGAAATATGAATACCAATTTGCTTTCCAATGCCCAATCATACAACCTACAAGCAGATTTTAAAGAGTATTCGATGTTTCTTACACTCTCTCCCTCAAAAACGATAGTCCCTCACGGAGATAATGGAATCACTCAGATGGGTAATGCGGGTAATTCCTATTACCACTCAATTACTTCTCTAAAAGCAAAGGGAACTTTAAAAAGAAAAGATGAGATACTAAATGTAAAAGGTTCTGTCTGGCAAGATCATCAGTGGGGAAACTTCAAAATTCATCCGCATTGGGATTGGTTTAGCTTGAGGTTCAATAATAATGTCGACATAATGGCATTTAATCTAAGAGACAACAAAGGAAATGTGATAAACCAACTCATAACAATAATACTCGAAGATGGAACAATTTTAAGAGACAATACATTCAATTTACAAATTTTGGATAAGGATTTCTATACTGGCAAAAACAGTATCCAGAACATTGGAAACTTGGTTCAAAATATGGAGAATTTTTTATTCACTC